The Gossypium raimondii isolate GPD5lz chromosome 2, ASM2569854v1, whole genome shotgun sequence genome segment CTTGCTGCTGCTATTAGTGATTAATGACCAGCTGTTTCCCTGTCCATTACTTTGCTATTATTGCTGGTTTTAATGCAATTCTTTTTGCTACTTTATTTCCCTCCATTGCACCGATTGTTCCCATTTAAGTTGCTGCTGTATGCTTACCGTTTAGCACCAAAATAGCTGCTCGATTATGGTTGTTTTGCACCAGAATATCACCGTATTTTGCTGCCATATTTTCTTCCCTTCAATGCACCGATTATTTCATCTAACTGCAGCTCACATCAATcaacttaattttgttttcttttgctgACTTTATTGACTCGTATAAGCTACTGTTGCTGCGAATTGTTACCgatttcttcttcaatttgcTTGCTGATTTATCGTGTAATTGGTGCaaaataccattaaaatttAGCTGCTAATGTCTAAACaagggtaaactatacaaaACGGTGACCCAACTTTGCCCGCGTTCCTGTTTTGGTCACCGAATTTTAAAAACGTTCCATTTAGAtactaatatttgaatttgttctTGTTTTGGTCATCTcccattaaattaataatggaaAGCCTTTTTTCTATctggtataataacacatttggtccttaatacttacatattttatcaatttgatattaattctaaataatttaataaatttaactattcatatttacaaattctatcaatttgatcctcaaacttcCTAACCAAAACTTCCAGCTTTTAAAATAGAGGCATTCCACGTCTATGAATTGTTTTATGGTTAAAATTATCCAATTTAGTACAAACcctttttgattttatttttaagaagttagtgttagaaattaataaaacaccATTTGGATCTAGAATGTGACAATGCGATGGTAATCGAATCGATTATGACTGGAGGCATTTCTGTTAATAGAATGACAGAGCCACAACTAATTGATCAGATCCTAAAACGCAAGTGGAGTGCGTGAATTCGACATATTCCTAGAGGCCACAAGAAAGTTACTGACCACATGGCTAAATTGATCATAACCTTAATAGTTTACAGAGATTTAAAGAACCCCCAGACTTAGCTCTGGCGTTGCTACATGGAGACTTGGATGCATTATCCTTTTTTCTATTTAGGAATTTCTCTGAATTGTAATTGACATTAATTGACTGTCATTTGtactgaaaaaaaataaaacatcattaaatataatagaaattaaaaatattaaaaatataatatataaaataaaattatataataatctaatatttgtaaaagataattttcacttttaactagcataatttcagttttaattaatttgataatgattTGACACTGAATCAGGTTATTAGTGATACATATTGCTTATTGTGgacttaaaattaaaacaaataataaaaacaaatagaacACATGAAAATCTCTTAATCaggtttataaaattaaacaaaatatattatcaatgtaacaaaataaaattcaattaattctttcacttttttatggttcataatattttcttatataattattgattCAACAAttcgatttttcaaagtcatatTTTTAACtcggatttaatttttaatttcaaggaGCAACTTCGAGGATTATTTTAAGTATCTTGAAGGAAATATAATATGGTTAACAACAAGAGTAAATTTAAAGTGttcattttaaaggtttttccattgttttagccaaaattttatcaatcaaagagttataaaatattatatttagaagaaaactaataaaaaagaaaagaaaattaaagtttcaagatAAACTCATTGGTATCAAGAATTGACTTGGAAAATGGCTCGTTAGTTGAGAGAAATTTTTTCGTTTTTcgttttacaaatttatagatGTGAAACgcttttgttttaaaagctAAAAGTTTTTGTTAAgaagtttgaggatcaaattgatagaatttgtaaatctgaagagttaaatttattaaattatttagaattaggatgaaattgatagaatatataATTTCGCGTTATCAATTTAACTGATGACCAAAATAGCAATGAATTCAATCATTAGTgcctaaattgaaattttctaaagttaagtgactaaaacagaAACACAAGTATAATTGGTGACCACttgtatagtttaccctttaaaaaatCAGCTGTTTTCCCGTCCTTTAATATGCTATTTGTTGCAagaatttaatttggatttttgcttctttcttttcctctccaTTGATCTGATtgtttctatttaattttgagCAACTAGCATGGCCGATTGTGCATCAATTTGCTGcaattttatttaccaattgTCGTGGTTCTTATCGCTTCCCCTACAACCTGCCATTTGCCTCATAGATTAGTTGCCAACCGAGTGAAAATTTTTGCTATTATTCGTTCGAAGTATTATACCCTCCTTGCCTTCAATTGCTTTTGTTTTTGCTGCCAATTAAATGTTGAAACCCTCAAACTCTCATTCGATGGACACCAAATTGTGGAAAACTATTTGGAAGATGGAAGTCCCGAGCAGCTAGAAAGTTTTCTGCCGGAAGTTATGCTCTAATGCTGTTCCATAGAGGCTCAATCTTTGGAAGAGGAATTGTTCTCCAACGTCTTTATGTTTGCTGTGCGGGATGGAGGAGGAGTCTACTGAACACATCTTTTCTGGATGTAGCTGGGTAAGGGGTATTTGGTTTGCGAATTTATAAAGAGTATATACATTCATTTGATGCATGGTTTACTGAAATTCTATTAAATgtcggggggggggggggttgagGGTTGGACTATGCCTATGGACTTTTTGTGCATCAGACTTTAATTTAgtagtttaataaaattgatCTCTTTTCCACAAAAAAACGTAATCTATTAAGATTGGTAGTGTGAAAAAAAGTTATTAGTAAATATTTggtaatttaattccattttgaaatttaaattttcttttttttaaattagttaataaaaataaataattaaccttattggattttttaataaatatttatgttgaggcaaatttttgaagTGGCTGTTATGTATTTCTGGAagtatctatttttattatcgGTGCGACAGAGAGCAACTTGCCATATTTGAAAGTTGACAATATATTGAAAAAGATTTTTGGGTTATGCTGATATTGTGGAATTAATAAGTCTACCAATAAATATCAATTCACTTAgagaaacatattttaaaaatcagatCCAAtcgaatataaaaaatttattagatcAAAGATGTTAGATCGAGACAAaccattattatattatttttacaacaataaaaatcatagaaaaaaAACCTAGGAGTTAATCTTGCATCCCATAATCACTTACTACCAAGAAATAAGCTTCAGCTTGCTTCGCAAGAAAATCACTCATAGAGTTCCGCCATTAATCAATTTTGATAAGAGTTACTTTCTTGCAACGGTTAATACAATGATGAATGATTTTTCTACATCGCCCAAGGCTTGTAGTTGATGTTGGAGCTCCACTTCATCATAGCACCTGAGTCCGACTCAATCTATAAATTAAAGCTACAATGGTAACCTGCGGCAATAAAAGTTTCAAGTGCAGAAAGACAACAGACAACCATATATTAtgggaaaaaattatataagcTACATACAATAATTCAACATCTTAAGCAATCACTTATTTATAATGGTGAATAAAGAGTTTAAGATATTTAACGTGTTTGAccataaaagagaaaagatgttttatacaaaattttcaaaactattttattatcaattaattgtgaaacttttatatatttgattattgatttaaataagaatataccaacattttataaatttgggttcaacttttaataataaaaagaagggAATGAGCAATCTTAAAGTTGGATAAAAATGTTTGCGGAATAATTCAAGGAAATTATACTAGTGCAATTTAAAATTAGggataaactattaaaataattacttttatttgtctcaaattatattttagtcatttatatttaaaatgttgtgttttagttacgttatcgtgttgtaacattttagtcactgataCGTTAATTGccgttaatggtgtaacggtaagctaaCGTGACATgctaaattatcatttcaaacgaaaattttaggttaaattctacaattgtttcctatattttttcattttgagcaatttaatttttttatgttcttttaacttttctttttttctttttattttccattctcttctacttctcctttgttttcctctattcttcatttcttttaatgtagttttctatattttccatttttaaaactAGTCCACAAGTTTACCtcactcaaaaaaattaatttgttcaaaaaataaaagtatagggactagttttaataaatggaaaacatagaataacgtcgttaaaagaaatgaaaagagagaaacccaaggagaagaagagaatagaaaataaagaaaaaaaggaaagttaaaaaataaaaaaattaaattacttgaaaagaaaagtatgaggaccaattgtataatttaaaacctaattttttttcaaatgatgatttaatgtgacACGTCGACCTATAGTTACACCGTTAATAacaattaacggctcaatgactaaaaatgttataacacgataacgtaaataactaaaacgtaacatttcaaacatagatgattaaaatgtaactttgaattaaacaaaagtgattattttaatagtttaaccttaaaattaaggaataatgataaatttaaaaatgttattggAGTTAAGGTATTATATTATGAGAACAATATTAACTAATTGTTCTGCACAACAAagaaataatatgttttaaagaaaatttcctaaaatctaTTGTCAAtagtaatttataaaattttaatttcgaatccaaccaaatttttatataaaaatatttacatttgaCACATAATTGAATAGGTTTGTGATcctctaaatttattttatatactcGTATctaatactaataattaaaaagttgTAACTCCATGCCAAAGTCTAAATGGTAAACTAATTTTTCACAAAAGCCTTTTGGAAGTAGACACTTGCTAAGTCTAGTTTATCCATTAGCTTGATCTTTTTTGAGTGATTTAGTTTGGTTATTAATAGTATTAAGAAGTAGCTAAGCACATAAACCCTAATCATGCGTAGAGTTGCTTAGAAGGAAGGTGATGGGTCAACAGTCGTCTTCCCTTGGCTTTGCGACTCACCCATGGCTTCTATTTGGTTGGGGAGAGCTGTTGTCACCAACCAAATTTGCATGTCCCAGTGAGCTTTCCATGGAAATAATCATCACCATCAATCTCAATCTTAATTCAATTGGTTGATTGACAAGTCGTGGGAAGATGGTAAACTTTTTCATCAGATATAGTTTAGCTGTGTATTTTATATCGATTATCCTTTTGTACttgttgaatttaaattatcatagagttaaaaaatatctaaatttataattatttgaatttaaaattatttaaactttaaagttGAATTCGAATgacaaaattcaaataacacgactttagtttcaaaaagaaaaacaaaatttaaaatgacacaaatccaaaattaaaaattatttaaatgattcaaaCCTAAAATGATTTGTATCCAAATAAACAACCCAAATCGAAATTGATTTcatcatgaaaattttaaaactatatgtattaaattgatcTCATTCAAAATTAACTTAACCCTCCaattgagaaatatatatatatatatatataaataaattagataaaagaGTTAGATTAAAAAACACCAAATACCATTAATTAATATGGAAGAATTCAAGACATATACAGTTTCTCAATTGCAGTtaggaaactaaaaaaatctCCGCTaacaattcatcaaataataatcTTAGGATATTTTGGATCGAGGACATCAGTAGAAATGCACAGTGGTTGGGATGTTTATTTCACTGTTTACTTCAATGGAAATAAAGCATTTGAAACCGCATAATTATCTTAGAATACATCATTCAGAGGCACCATTAATCTTAACAAAGAATTTCCTTTTATTATCACCAACCAAATAGGATTGTCTCCTGTAGTTTCAATTGGTTTTCCTTgtaatcatgtaaatatatgctGGTTTTTTGACAAGGGTTCTCGTGGAATTGTTACTCATCATCGATAATCTGTATTAAGTTTGGGGATggtgaaattttgtgtataaagATAAAGTTGACAGGCATAACAAGGACAAAACATTTATTCACAGACTTTAATGACACTCCACAGTGAAAACTTGGGGCCATAGCTTAGAAGTTCCCTCCTTTCTCAGACCTGTAACATCTTATTACGTAATCAACCAAACATGGACTTACATATAGTTCAATCTTGTCTCTATATAAACATGCATATCTCCACAGGTATTTTTCATGAATCACCCCAAATTAAGAGCCAAAACTTCAAAGACTCCACCTATATTTTCTTTCCAGCTTTAAAACATGGGTACTTCACCCGAAATTACCATGATACTCTTTGTTGCTGTTGGCTGTTTCATGGCCTATCCTGAGGCTGTCACTGCAAAACACACAGGCATTACCAGGCACTATACCTTCAATGTATGTATATTGCATTGTTTACTTTGGGTAACTTGAGGTGAAAGTGATTGATACAATCCTCAAGAACTTATCCAATTTTCCCTTTGCAGATAAAGCCGAAAAACATCATTCGCTTGTGCCACACTAAGAGCATTGTCACAGTTAATGGGAAGTTCCCTGGACCTCGTGTTATTATAAGAGAAGGCGATCGCTTAGTCGTTAAAGTAGTTAACCATGTTCCAAACAATATCAGCATTCACTGGTATATATAAGTTGTTTACGTTTCTAAGGCTAAGCTCTTTTGGAATATGGTAAATTAATGTCGTTTACAGGCATGGAGTTCGACAGCTTCGGAGCGGATGGGCGGACGGCCCATCATACATCACGCAATGTCCCATTCAAATTGGCCACTCTTATGTGTACAACTTCACCGTTACCGGTCAAAGAGGAACTCTCTTCTGGCATGCTCACATTTCATGGCTTAGAGCAACTGTGTACGGACCGCTTATCATCCTCCCAAGGCGAAACGAATCTTACCCTTTTGTGAAGCCCTACAAAGAAGTCCCGATCTTGTTCGGTAATGTTACGGAATCACCTATATCTTCTTCATGCAATGTAGCAAATATATGATGTCCTTTGATGGCAATTTAACTCAATCATTGTTAACTACAGGAGAGTGGTTTAATGCTGATCCTGAGGCAGTTATCAATCAGTCTCTTCAGACAGGAGGTGGCCCTAATGTTTCAGATGCGTACACCTTCAATGGCCTCCCAGGTCCATTGTACAATTGTTCTGCCAaaggtatataaatatttgcaCACATGTATGTATCTATGTATTTATAAATCCCTTTGGATATTAATGCATGTGATTTGTGATTAACAGATACATATAAGCTGAAGGTAAAGCCAGGGAAAACATATCTTCTGAGGTTGATCAATGCTGCACTCAATGATGAGCTTTTCTTCAGCATTGCGGACCACAGTTTAACTGTGGTGGAAGCTGATGCAGTGTATGTGAAGCCCTTTGAGACCAATGTGTTGATGATAACACCAGGACAAACCACCAATGTTCTTCTAAGAGCCAAATCTACAGCTCCCAATGTCACTTTCTTGATGTTAGCCAGACCATATGCCACTGGCATGGGCACCTTTGATAACACTACTGTAGCTGGTATTCTTGAATATGAAACACCATCCAGTAGCTTAAAAAACAGGCCACTTCTTAAACCAGGCTTGCCTGCTATCAATGCTACAAATTTTGTTGCCAATTTTACAAGCAAATTCAGAAGTTTAGCCACCGCCAAGTTCCCCGCCACTGTCCCACAAAAAGTAGACAAGAAGTTTTTCTTCACAGTTGGTCTTGGAACCAAGCCTTGCCCCAAAAACCAGACCTGCCAAGGACCAACAAATACCACAAAATTTGCAGCTTCAATGAACAACATCTCCTTTGCACTCCCAAGAACTGCACTCCTCCAATCCCACTTTTTCTCCCAATATTCTAAAGGGGTTTACACCACTGATTTCCCAGCTTTCCCTCTCATTCCATTCAACTACACAGGCACTCCACCTAACAACACACTTGTAAAGAATGGCACTAAACTTGTGgtgataccattcaatacaagtGTGGAAGTAGTGTTGCAGGACACAAGCATCCTTGGTGCTGAGAGCCATCCTCTCCATCTCCATGGCTATAACTTCTATGTTGTTGGTCAGGGTTTTGGAAACTTTGACCCTGAAAACGACCCTCCAAATTTCAACCTGGTTGATCCTGTTGAAAGAAACACAATCGGGGTGCCGTCTGGTGGTTGGGTTGCAATCCGTTTTCAAGCAGACAATCCTGGTAACAATTGAGATCATACAAGTTTTATCTTCAAAACATAAGATGAGAATGCATTTAGTGACATTAAATGTTAATGATGCAGGAGTTTGGCTGATGCACTGTCACTTTGATGTTCATCAGAGCTGGGGCTTAGGAATGGCATGGGTGGTGTTGGATGGAGAACTCCCAAACCAGAAGTTGCCTCCTCCACCCTCTGATCTTCCCAAGTGTTGAGTTTTTTACTATTCCTTTTTGGGACTTGAAGCATCAAGCTTTACATGCGTCCATAATTAACCATAAGTTTTGGTTCCCTTTTAAATCCTTGTTGGGAGAGTTTTGTTGTCAACTTATGTAACGGTTTTGCTGCGTGTTATTTTGTCTAAGCCAACCTTGGCATTGAACAAATGagtgctttaaaattttttatttaaatctgcCTAACAAAAATTGGTGGAGCTGGTTTTGTACTTGTACCAACCCAGGGTTTGATTGCAATTGTTGGGGATATAATAATTCCAAATTTCATCAAATCCCTCTCATTTAAGATAAACAATCCTACTTTTTATCTATTgatatttattgttttcatttccattatatttataaacaaaaactgttgatttgattcaaccaaaaaaatatcaaatgatgAGTTTAGTAATAGATACACTGTGTAAACCGGTTAGTGATGTTATCCaatatttattaagtttaaattatattagatcattcaataagtttttttagaaatccaataaaattatgttatttcattttttaaaatataattaatatcatgctaattaaatcaattctctttaagaatattttcaccctaattaatattgattaattaaataaatttaaatttaaaaaaataaaattaacaaataataatagttttttagTACTTATGGTCTAAAGGGTTCAAATTTTTTCGAAAGTGCTTAGATATGAGCgctttttaaatattatatatcatgttttaaatcatgttttgttagtttttttcttcttttcaagcAATATCTGAATTCAATTgtcatgtgttttattttagatACGTCAAGATCCATCTAATTTTTACTACAAATTGAGTTGAAGTGTATGAGAAACTCTTATTTGAGtactttttaaaacttaaacccTTATATGAtcatttaaatatgtttgactCTTATGTAagcaattaataaaaaattcaactaatttaaacatttaaccttaattaatcaattcaggtaatataattaaaattgttaagaTAGTAGCAACTTGAGTAAATAAACTTATTCCACCTCTGACTTTCATCATTCAATTTACATTACCTTAAGAGGAAATGGAAGAGGCTTTTCCATGGCCAAGTTGATGTACACTGGAAGTTGCAACCCAAAGGGAGTGATATTTTAACTCTACAACAAAGATTCGACATCTAAATGGCGGCTACATTAGAAACTCTATTGCATGGCTCGCAATTCGGCACGCACAGGAAATTCCCGAGGATGGTTATAACATCAAATGTATTAACTAGCTAATTATGCTTTTgctattttaccaaaaaaaaatcttgatgtatttagggtttaaaagagttttttttttaattccttaaTGATTATGTGGGCTTTGAAAATATAACATGGAAACATTGAGCTACACAAAGCATGGGCAGAAGAAAACCTGAtatatttctcttttaaaaaaaaaaatcatttatttttcttgatcattaaattttttatttaataaaatacgaaaCATAATTGTCAAAAAAACTCTTGTCAAACATCACATAATATTGAGAGAGAGAGTCTTGCCCTCATTTCCTAGTGTGAGTCTTTAAGGGGTTGTTCTTGATAGTTCTCGAGATGCCATTGTTAGGATTTTGTACCTTTAGTATTGTGATTTTGTCATCCtacatgtaatttttaaattgattgaataaataaaatttcagaattagTTTATCATATCTTTGTATGattgtcctcaatggtttttgcatgaaaaacaaaatgaaataagcAAATATTAGATCATTGATTACCTAAaggtttaactaatattaagttgcattatATGAAAGGATTATGATGCGagaaaataacttatattaataGGTAATCTAAATTGTTTGTAGACCATGGGAACCAAAATGAGCAATTGATTCATGAAGGCTATGATGTTGTTTATATGTTCAATTAGGGCGAGACCTTATCTCGAGTATCGGGGCAATTAACTCCAAGAAATAAAGACATAAGTGTAATTGTTTGGATTGACCATACATCAAACTAGACCAAGTAGAATTTATCCTAGACTCCTTTATAAATTtgttcacttgtgacattcacgGTGTGACTCACCCAAATCCCGATTAAGTGTTTGACCATGTTACCTAACTCATgtactttgatatattgaaattttgtgcTCATTTTGTATTGGAGCCAAAAGTTGGTATACAGGGTGCATGATTTATGTATGACATGGCTTCACTTACAATAATGGAAATCATAGCACAATAAGGAGTCAATGGTAGCattgcatgaattatgaaaaatgaatgTGGATATAGGTCATTTGTTTGGGATCATCAACTCAGTCAGATCTTCTTGTTTGCCTGCTTTGATTAGGCTTCCTTTAACGGGTTTGATCGGCATTTCGTGCCTCTAGCCCTGCTGAATTAGACCTTTTATCAGCTGGTTGGGTAGCGTAGTAAGGTTAGAGGCGCAACTAGAAGAGTTGGCtccatatttatatatattttttttatttgattgcaGTCTCCGAAGTCCTTCTTGATCGATGGTCCCCATTAGCATTAGTGCCAATTAGCAGCCGCTTTTTTTGGAAGGCGAGGTACTCATGTGTGATCGCGGATTCCACGGTAGCAGTAGTTATAGCTCTACATTAGGAGCACGGGGCTCTATCTATCTAAAGGAGGTACGGACCCCTCCCGGTACGATGCAGTTGAAAAACGTAAGCCCTTGTATAGGTTGGGCTTACGTTTTCTTGATTATCATTACTATTTGTTAGCAATGATATTTTGCATCATAGAAGATACAATGAtgaccatgagataaaataggatcgaGTTGGGTGAATGGGGTTTAACCGAAAAGGACtaaggatatcttatgagggtaacacacaaaTTACAAGGTAATTTTAGTGGATAACTCCATGACCAAATAATTTGGGATTAATATAGGAGTagttaaaacttaattacaaattagttTAGCACTAATTATATATGaccaaacaataacaattatcactatttatccctcttgaaagaaaaaaattggatacataacaagactattccaattataaacatctaataattaaatcattttatgatATCTACCTTTAATGATATTAGCAAAATGACCTGCTTCAATCAGATTAAGGTTACGGAACAGTTCAGAACATCAATCACAtgtaaactaatatatataatttgattttagaacTCCAAGAGGATCTATTTGCAAACTTCAAtcatataaaagaatttaactCAAAACAATATGTTTTAAAGCTAAAAATGAAAGTTCTGTAGTTGGTATCAATACCTAATCGATACCATTTAgaaaaattgataccaaaattcaattctgttttctttgaaaagtaATGATATCGATAATTAGATagtggtatcgatattttatgaaaagtatCGACACCaccattttggaattttgttttatttagataCTGTTTATTtggtcaagtatcgataccaaatgccaaagtgataagctataaaagtaccatattttaatctcattcttgatgcgtttttggatgattaattagtgaatttgatgcccctaatcctttaaattcatgtttatatACTTAGGTGAGCATAGGGGAGTAAAAAGAGTAAATAACGAgccaaaatcaaacaaaaagagCTGTTTTCAAGATCTATACggcctgggcatttccacactggatgggcacacgcccatgtaaGCCACACAGtctggacacacgcccatgtgctagccCATGTCAGTTTTGCATTCTGCTTCCCAAATATGtagaaaaactcaatttctaggctttctgagcattctaaagtctataaatacctaTTAGAAGAAGACCTAAGGGGGTAGTCaaagaagatcgaagaaaacactcgaagaacac includes the following:
- the LOC105788796 gene encoding laccase-2, which codes for MGTSPEITMILFVAVGCFMAYPEAVTAKHTGITRHYTFNIKPKNIIRLCHTKSIVTVNGKFPGPRVIIREGDRLVVKVVNHVPNNISIHWHGVRQLRSGWADGPSYITQCPIQIGHSYVYNFTVTGQRGTLFWHAHISWLRATVYGPLIILPRRNESYPFVKPYKEVPILFGEWFNADPEAVINQSLQTGGGPNVSDAYTFNGLPGPLYNCSAKDTYKLKVKPGKTYLLRLINAALNDELFFSIADHSLTVVEADAVYVKPFETNVLMITPGQTTNVLLRAKSTAPNVTFLMLARPYATGMGTFDNTTVAGILEYETPSSSLKNRPLLKPGLPAINATNFVANFTSKFRSLATAKFPATVPQKVDKKFFFTVGLGTKPCPKNQTCQGPTNTTKFAASMNNISFALPRTALLQSHFFSQYSKGVYTTDFPAFPLIPFNYTGTPPNNTLVKNGTKLVVIPFNTSVEVVLQDTSILGAESHPLHLHGYNFYVVGQGFGNFDPENDPPNFNLVDPVERNTIGVPSGGWVAIRFQADNPGVWLMHCHFDVHQSWGLGMAWVVLDGELPNQKLPPPPSDLPKC